Genomic segment of Drosophila takahashii strain IR98-3 E-12201 chromosome X, DtakHiC1v2, whole genome shotgun sequence:
CGTTGTGTTGTGATAAAGAATTCTATGATGAGTTTCGCTAACTTCAGAGTTTATTTTCAATGGGGCGGACGACatgttttcattatttatcagCGTGGGCGTGTCCCCCGCTTCTGGGCTGGCTCAAAATGGCCACCGCTGCGCTTATATAATGCGAGCAAAGCCAGGCGGCGACCTTTGATTGGTCGCCCATCGCGGGCGGGCAGCGCTGCCGGCGCCTTCGTTCAGCTGGAATTGGGCAGTCGTCGGTGTGTCTCTACCCGGCGTATCCTTCCAAACTTGACGAAGCCAATGCCAGGCGTTGTTCGGTGGTGCGGCGACTGCGCAGTGCTTACTGGTGAGTGGGTAAAAGTGGGCTAAAAGTGGGTAGTGGGTGGCAGTAGTACCCACCCCCTGGCGAACCTTTCCGAAAATACCGAGCATCGCAATGCCCCGCGTCCAGCATATGgcacaattttctttttttctccgcatttttagccttttttttttttgtcgatttTTGAGGGGCCTCTGTGGGTGGCGGCTGAGCCTCAACAAAAGGCACAAAACGCCAACGCGGCAGCCAACaatgccaaaacaaaaatgggCGGGCATGTGAGTGGGGAAAGGGGATATGGGAGGGGGTAGTGGGTAGGGGGGGTTCTGGAGGAGGGGGTGGGTCAGGGATAGCCAGCAGGTGGGTCAGTTCAAAGGGGGAGGGAGGCCTAGTTGTTGCAGTGCAACTGTTAAAAGCATGCAGCATGGCAAATCACATACAGGGTGCGCCCATTTAAGTAGCCCTTTGACAGGGTTCCTCGTCTGAGGATTacctaaatatgtaaaaaaatatttaaaataaaataaaagttataaaattaaatgatttttaaaagagtaataaaaacgtattttattttattcaatttttattttgcctataatatttgttatttatagGTACAAAGTTGGAGactgttatttttattgtaatgCAGTTTTTTAGCCAACTAATTTCATAATTCGTTTATTAGATTTAAATTCGAATTTGCTTGTAgcgcagaaaaaaatattaaattatataaattatattatattaaataaataaaaacataaatatatttttctctttttaaaaacacctaaaaaatataatttcaaaaacaatttaaacagTTATTAAAATCGTCATTGTGGCGCCATCTATGCGTGAAACCATATTGCTTGTAAAAAAGAAACGAACACAACGAAGAGCTTTTAAACAGAATCCTTCAAGCTTTCGAAAGCTTAGTCAGCTTTTAAGGAGATCCTGAAAGCTCGCAAAAGCCATTTTAAATCCTTTTCAAGGACTTTTCCTAGCTTAATTCGTTTTCTCATAGGCTCTGAAAAGAAGAAAAGCTCTCAGGACCCAAAAGCCTGCTCAAAATCCAACccaaaaagtaaaagaaactTTCGCATTCGGTTTTTAAATCCACTTCATTGTTTctcattcgatttttttttggtttttcgatTTCGTTTTTGTACAATTACCTAATACGTTCCATTGTTAATATTTCACAAGTTATTGTAGAGTCGTGTATAAAACTTTTTACAAGGATAGTCTAATATGGGACCTCAACGTGGCCAAAGGATAAGTTGCGgatgagttgagttgagttgcgtTGAGTTGGGTGAGCGATGAAGCACAACATGGCCTATAATGAATTTCATAAATTCGTTCAGGAATCATAATACCTTGTTGTATAGCCTATATACCAAATACGTACGTACAATAACCTAAAGTTATGCGTctctatataataataaaatatatcatacCTAATGCTTAAACgttaaacacaaaacacaaaaaaatttgaactaATGCGCCAAGCGAGCAGCAAACGATTGGGATCTGATTCGGGTGGGGGTGGCGAAATTCTGGGGGACTATTTCCAGGTGAGATCTATGTGTGGTCCTACAAATCGCTTGATGAATGCAATTCCGGTTGCCTTGTGCATCTTGGTTGCAAtttgtgctttctttctttttgtatTCTTGGTGGTACGAATTCGATTTCCCATCTCGTTGCCCAGAGTTCTTCTATAGTATATATTATATCCTTTATCCTATGGCTCCTGGCGCCCCAGCAAACCGTAGACGATGCGCCGACGCTCCTGGACCTCCGCCCGCATGGACTCCGTGTAGGGATCGAAGTTCAGCAGCCGCTTCTTCCGCCGGAAGATGCCCTCCTTCCGCATGATGGCGCACCGCATCAGCTGCTCGTTGACCGGAAACTGCAGGAACTCGAGGATCGATCGCAGCTCCCGTTCGGTGTGGTGAACGAGGTCGTCGTAGAACACCACCTTGATGCTGCCCGTGAAGTTGCGCGCCCAGCTGAGGTTCATCACCTCCCAGCCCTTGAGCTTATTGCTCACGAACTGCTGCCAATCTGTAAGGGaaatatattcttaaataATCGAAAACATATTGTAAAAACtgctttaaaagttttaaatttatttaaacctattaaataaaaaatctagaaaaatcagatacccgttactaagctaaagggagtgcaagcaGTAAATccactgcttgcactgcttgcattcACTCACTTTTatttgcgcataactttttaataaatggtccgatttaaaaactttcttctacatttcgataggtattgatagaaaaacgaaatggaattttcactttttactaatttttcaattaatgatggaataaaaaatgtatgcttGGAAAATTGTTATACTGTAAAATCCTAAAATCATCTAGTATAATATCATTACTTAAAAGCACCTCCAAAGCgacaaaataaaacagaatGAGCCCGGCAATATAATTAACGACCAGCCTAATAGCTTCCAAATCATAATTGCCCCAATTAGACTTAATTAGTTAGTGACCCCCTATGCATAACTATGATATTATATTTCCCAGAGCCCAGAGAAGACCTACATTTTCCCTTGGTGCGCTTGTAGCGATCCGGCGATGCGAAACCGATGTGCCCGCCGCTCTGGCGATTGAACTCGGCGATGATGGCCTTCTCCGGATCGCGGACGAGCAGGATGGCCTTGGCGAAGGGCGCCCACGCCTTGCTGCCCCACTCGTGGGTCTTCACCAGTAATACTGAGCTGTTGCAGACGTTCTCCGCGGGGAAGCCGGTCTTCAGCAGGCCGTAGTCCTTGTAGATGCTGCCCGTCAGGATGCCGGTGGACTGCTGGAGCAGGTAGCGCAGCCAGGTGTTTCCGCTGCCGGGGAAACTGGCCAAGGCGGTTAGCGCCGGCAGGGATTGCAGGGCGGCGCTCATGTCGCTGGGCAGGGCCGCTAGGGGGTTCGAAAACGGGGTTAAATGGGATGAAAAGCTGGTGGAGCCACTCCAATACTCACTGTAGAAGTCGGCCTTGTAGTCCGCGTAGATTGGAAGATCTCGATTTATGTACTTCAGGTCGCGACACCAGCGTATCGTCATCTTGCGGCTGGGCATCGGAAACCGAGGACTATGAAAGCTGGGGAACTGAGGGTTAAAAAGGGGAATAAAAAGTTAATAGTTAATGGAGTatctttgaaattaaaatatattcttttaaagtacattatacatttttaaggcactttatttattattagataaaaagtgtaaatatatttatttattttgaggcAAAATAATGCTGAGTTAGAAATCAAATGTTTAAGCcggaattaattataaatacttttacaaatttatttatgtttacagctgatttaaaaattttatttattaatgaaagGCTGTAAAAGGTCGGATTTACTTGTACGACGTTAGTCATCTTGCTTTTGCATGTGTGCTTTTGctaaacgaattatttttaaggctATAGAAAAGCCAATAAGTCGCGATTAACGACATTCAATCCATACACTTGAATTATTTacgtatattatttattattatagcaGAACATTTAAGGATATTATCGAATATTTTCCTGCTATTTTCGTTCATTTTTTTGCCCATTAAATTTAGGGAAAATTCGTGACTCACCTCGGCGAAGCGTTCGATGCGCGGTCTTTTGGGATGCGAGCCGGGTATGTTGTTCATGGACAGGAACAGGACGCCGCCTATGTAGATGATGATGGTTGCCGAGACACCGAAAAAGCGCCAGCCTTGTAGTGCCATATCGCCGTCTTTGCATTACTGAAATGCGAGATATAATcgggtttggttttggattccagattctattttttgtatgtaaaaataattcaaatgaaCATGCTCGCATTAATGAAGCCAATTATCTGTTTCACAAGCCGAATCAATTTCGGTTTAtgttttgttgattttgttaTGACAACGAAACAAAAATGCGAAAGGACCAGaagccatttccatttccgcgAGCTCTCTCACTTGGCCAACTTGACTAACTTGGCCCGAAAACGGCTCCAACTTGGTAACCCCGACAACTCGACAGTCGGCCAGTCAGTGACAACAGCGAAGACTTGAGTTTGGgttgcaaatgaaaattgagaaaaaggaaaagcccaCCCAGAGGCTTTTCCACGCtgacttcatttttttttgggtcctCAAATGATTGATATGGTGTCTTACATATTGATAGAGGTCCCCCTGGTTGACTAATGGCCAATAATCATTAGAGGTGGAGAAAGTTAAACAACGCAAgtaatttggaaaaattataaaaaaattaaataaaaaatgttatttatacatttcagaaaaaaaaggaattttaacaaaaaaatattgaaatatataatataatataatataatatatatgcaAATAGTTTTATAcagattatattatttataaaaaattcaaaatatctaAACTAACATTAgtataaatggaaaaaaatgcTTTCAAAATCTaagataattaagcttaagtttttattatacctATTATACCTCAGCTTCTGCACTACAATCAAAAGCAGCTGCTTTCATACAATGATTAAAGATAATCTCGACCTGTTCAGAAGATAAGAAGAGACTTTGTGCTGGAGAACACTTCTTAATAAAGCCTTAAATACCCCTTGTAAAAAAGGGCATCAGTGGAGGGTAAGGGGAGCAAGAGAATAAAAGCCTTGTCATGCCTTCAACGGAATTCCTTGAGCTGCATAAAACGCTCACGAAATCCGCAAAAGGACACCCcgtcacaaacacacacacacacatgcatggcccacacacgcacacacatgcgAAAGACAAGCAGCTAAATGCGAAAATTTATGCAACAGCTGGGCAGAGGCGGCG
This window contains:
- the LOC108054093 gene encoding WSCD family member CG9164 encodes the protein MALQGWRFFGVSATIIIYIGGVLFLSMNNIPGSHPKRPRIERFAEFPSFHSPRFPMPSRKMTIRWCRDLKYINRDLPIYADYKADFYTALPSDMSAALQSLPALTALASFPGSGNTWLRYLLQQSTGILTGSIYKDYGLLKTGFPAENVCNSSVLLVKTHEWGSKAWAPFAKAILLVRDPEKAIIAEFNRQSGGHIGFASPDRYKRTKGKYWQQFVSNKLKGWEVMNLSWARNFTGSIKVVFYDDLVHHTERELRSILEFLQFPVNEQLMRCAIMRKEGIFRRKKRLLNFDPYTESMRAEVQERRRIVYGLLGRQEP